From the Plectropomus leopardus isolate mb chromosome 20, YSFRI_Pleo_2.0, whole genome shotgun sequence genome, the window tctagacATAGTGGCTTTAAGATCCCAGACTTTAAATGACTGTATGTGGCGctcagtcagtgtattacatagtGTAGATGTTTGTCAGCCcatccccagtttggagaataTTCAGGAGTGTGGACACAGATGCTAGGCAAGGTATTGCTctggaggggtcagcaacaaatgcattttcttgcttaaaagtcccacctaaaaaaaatctataatagTTTACAAGTGTATGCTTTAtggagaatattttcactgctttacctaaCTGTCTGACAGCCGGTTTTGACAGGGATGCTGctaatggcttcagttccccatctctGCTCTTGTCAAAGTCGCCAGACTCCGTtgacaaaaatagttttttttgctcgctgaacacagcagcagctggtctaccactgccccGATCATTTGgttagtgttttgtttctgtgggactttggtgaatctgaaataaccctttgaaatgccaaagtcacacaataacacaatttaGGCTgtggcagaccagcagctcttgtgttcagtgatgttaaatcactgtttttcttaacaGACTCTGGCTGTGAAGACAGCGACATAAACCGTTGCAGTTCTCTACTGAAAACTGCTTTCTGACAGCAAGAtataacactaaaaatattacaaatatacactaaacataataataataatgttttttttttttaggtctgacttttttaggtggctaaaataagcCTCTACACAGCAGCATATTGCCCAGCTTATGTGTCGGACTCCACCCTGCTTCTCTAAATTAGGTGCCGACTGCCATCTACCATATGTAATATACTGACAGtgaataagtacctcatacaaccccacttcaaaagatctgCACTATCCATTCAAGATTTGTTGCTTCAGACGCTGATTATAATGTGTGCACTGACTTCTTCTAACATGCAAATTAAATTGGGGTTTGATGCTATCGGGGGTCAATCTGAAAGCAATCCCATAAACTATATCATAGAAAGGAGAGCAAGGCATTATGGTTAATGTGCAGATGCCCTCCCCTCCAGCAAGTCACCAAGGGCAACCATTGaccagtgttttttaattacatcCTACAGTCCTGACCTGCCAATATTGAACATAGAAATACCACGAAAGGTGTTGCAGAAAGTGCAGATTTTAAATAGAAACCTACCACTGTGACCACACACATACTATATCAAAGCACTAACCCGGCAATATACTGGATCTGTTTATATCCACCAGGTCTGCTCTCTGTGGCCTTCtgagcacatactgtatatcgGTAGTTAACAAGATGCTAATTGTGCCTTCCCCACCCTCATTCTCAGCCCATTAAACTTGACCAGTAAAACAGCGGTGAAGTGATGAGCTGCCTGTATGCAAATTACTGTTATTACACGCACAATGACTATAGTTCATTAGGGCTCAATGTGCAGAGTGTCTGTGCTGAGTCCACCCACACAGCCCTTTTCAACATGCGATgagacaaatgtgtgttttgtattcGGAACTTTTTCCGTCACTGCAATTTTAGGTGGTTATGTACGGTGACACGACTACGGTTGGCTGTCTCGAATAGAAGCTTAATGAATATCATCCTCAATGATTTCACTGTAAACAGATGTGTACGCTACAGTGTGAGTCTCATACCTGTTTGTGCTGAGCCCTCTGCTTGGTCTCAGGACTGTCACCTTTAGAGGAAGAGGACTGCTGTCGTAACCGTGCGCCGCTGCCAGGCCAGTCGGGTGAAGATGTCATCATGTTGCCAGAGGAGGGCCGGGGGTAGGGTCCACTGTTGAGCAAATTTGGGGGTGTGCGCCCCCGAGTAATGCTCTGAGGCGGAGGTTGGTCTATCCTCCGCTGTGGGCCGGCACTGTTCTGTCTGGGGACGGTGGGCTgatgttgtgtttctgtgagaGACAGCTGTCTGCGGTTGAACTCCCCTGAACGCCTGGTGTACTCGTCCCCGCTGCTCCCACCACCTCCGCCTCCTCCACCATGGTTCAAGAAGGCATGCTTCCCCCCTGCTGGTCCGTCTTCGTTGTTGCTATGGGAACTGACAGAACTGTGGCACTCGGAGCCCGAGTCGGTCATTCCGCGAGGGGACACAGGCAGGCAGGCCGCCATTTGGTAGACTGGGTTCTGGAAGGACAGGGGGGCTAGTAGCTGGGCGGGTCGACCTGGGGTGCTCTCTGTGCCCATGGTGGTGGGGGGCTGGCCCGGCCTCCTCAGAGTGGGACCTCCAGGGATGTTGCTCTGTGGGACTCTTGCTGACCAGCCTCCCCCAGATGTCGATCCTTCCCCAAGGGCATCTGAAGAGCTTGGACCTGGGCCACCTTCCAGACTGCGGGGGTCCTGGAGGTCGACCATGGACAGACTCTTGCTGCCATTGGCCATGCCCAGGTCAGGTTCATTGGTCTCAGAGTAGCTTGAACTGCGTGCAGGGGAAGGCTGGATCCCTGAGCTCCTTGTCACAAAGAATAGGTCCTTATTTTCTGGGGTAGGGGAGGGTAACCTGGTGAAGTCAACTAATCTGAAAGAGACAGAgcgaaaaataaagtaaatctGGCGTGCATTTTAAAACCTCAGCCAATTAAAATCAGTCACAACTGATAACGTTGAGCTGTGCACCCAAAAAAAAGGTATTATATAACTCCCTACTCTCCactgcatgtaaatgtaaatgcatatccAAGTTTTACTAGAAAGACTTAGAAAGAATCAAAATCTAGAGCATTTTGGTCAAAACAGGTAGCAATAACATTGTGTAACAACATGTAACAAACTCTGGGATCAGaatttgacaaataaattgaataaaatgacCAATGAGAGGCATATTGGAGCTCTCATCCTCAAAGTAACCTGAAGTGGAACCTACAAGAAATGTTACGCAAGACTCCTGCTAAATGctgaactaaaaacaaaaaacaatgctaacattagccaccGTGGCCCTCTATTAAGACTGTAGCAGCAAACCTATAAATGTTTATctaaatgctaaaatgctaagCTATTGCAAAAATAACAGTAGCACAATTGGAGAAAACTGACAAcatgaaataaatcagtaatGTTAATTGAATAGCAGCATTTGCCTAAAAtgtgctaacattagccaaCATTTGGCCATAGCAGACAGGCTGTGGCAGCAAAACTCTTGACTGTTTAGCAAAATACTAATACTGCTACGATACTGTTACAGTGGAAAAGAGTCACAGCGCCAGTAATTGAGGTTGTGTGGCTTCTACACACATTTGCTTTGTCCCTCGTCCCTCGTCCCCTCACCTTCCCTTTCTTCCATCCCCTCAGCCGGCAGATGGAGGCTTCATTGCCAAAAGACGATTACCTTGACAGACGTGATTTATCTTCCAATAATCTCTATCATTCACATCATGCTCATCTCCTCCCTCGTTCTGTGTCCTTCTCCCTCCGTTCCATTACCCTTCCCTCCCTAACTTCTTTCTCATCTTCATTCTGCTCAATTTCTTCCCTCTCTCAATCTTGGCactgtctccttttctttctcctacTTTTCATGTCACTGCTTGGTGGATGAGAAGCAATTAGGTGGGGATCGTGAGCTCGTTCGAATTTCGGTCTCACTGATGAGGATacgccacacacacagacacacatacatcaaTATATGAGCAAACGGCGGCTGTGATAAAGTAAAGAGGGTCGGCTCTGACATCGGGTCGTATGGGGACATCGCTTAATTAGTTCTATTGATCTTGAGCTCCTGATTATCGCAATGATACCAGCTGTCTGACTCTCTTCCTGTTGTCTAATCTTCCTGTTCTGTACTGTATGATCTCATCTGCCTGCTGTGGTCTGGTGTTGTGTTTTCCGGTGTTTGTGTCTGGCTATTACTCATATATCTCCCAGCCTGTTGGTCCCTGTGCCTTCATGTTAATCTTTCTAAGTGTCACCTTGCCGTTGTTCTGCCAGGGGGAGTAAGAGGACGGCAGATAAGCGAGATAAGGTGCTGTCAGAGTGTGTATTCATCCACCGGAGAGTAAATGAGGTTTCATCTGGCTGATGTAAACAAGCAGGGGTGACACTCACACTGTGTCATGGCCCCAGCAGACAAACATTAACACTCAGCAGAATTAGTAGCTGGAGAACACAATCTACTGTGGAGGTAAAAGCGCCCTCCATGTTTTCAGTAGGCGCTGGGATTTAGTGGTTACTGAACATCTCCAAACTGAATTGTTTCAAAGGTCGCAAGTTTATGTCTTTTGGAGAATACCCACcaatcagatatttttttatttaaggacTGCTTtgggactttttattttttacgcTGGTTCATCAAGGATTGATATTTCAcacataatttataataattgcACTTCAAAGACTTTAAGGTgtcattcagagcattaatatagagGCAAATCACTACCTGCTATGacagaatataaataaatggtgCTGACAAATAAGTCACACTCcctctgtttgtgttgtaattcaagcttctctgttttttgttatgataGTCAGTCCGGCTGTACGTGGATcttagtgcatgtgagtcccaGCAGTTGCGTAATGCATCGCAGCATAACCACTTTGGCAATTGAATACTGTCACTGTACCTCAtttaaaagttgtattttttttgcccCAAATGGGCCTCAATTGTTATTGTATTAAGTTATCCTTTAACACccttagctctgtcagcaccgATACCCTTTTGGCACTATTTGGGTTATTAGCACTATTAGCTGCTAGCTGGTTTAGCCAACACCATGTTGAGAGTTTTTACATTAGCTGCCTGTCCACTGTCAGTTGGCTTTTCTGTGctataaactgtaaaacttcCACATGAAAATTAACTTTCTAGCACTGActagaagaaaaataacaagcCCATCTTTGAGACCCCTCCCCCAAATGTTTAGAGCACAAGATGTTAAATTATTGGGTCCCACCTTATTTCACAAAGTGCATCTAATTATCTTCCAAtcctatatttatgattaaaaaaaacataaaaaaacagtgtcatgagcataaatgaataaacttgtgtgtatgtgttgtagACGAGCTTACCCTGAAAGGTCATTGTCTATGACCATCTTCTGCAGGCCGGTGGAGAGGCTGCAGCCTGCCTCAGCGGGAGGCGAGCCCATCTGCTCCGAGGACTGCCCGGGTGTCATCTGGATACAGGACGGGTTCGACAGAGCTGTATTCACCTCCCGCAGGATCCTGGGCAGAGGACCCAGCTTGGAGGCTGCACTCTGCGAAGAAAGGGACACAATGAAgttttaagccaaatcaaaaatgaCTCTGGACCACTTGAGCTTGCCCCATTAATTGGATTTAATTTACTTgctgttttgttgaatttgatatttgcatatttttaagaCCTAgttattttccttatttcatGCAATCAACTCTCTCATTCAGACAACatgataaataatgaattaGGCTGGCCAGTCTGATGGACTCAACCAGTCTTGCTGTGATTTCTGAATTATTGAAATACCAGGTTTTGAGGAGCTGGATGCtcttaccccccaaaaaaaccatcAATCTGCCCTTTATCTAATTATTACCAGCTCCCCATCTGCTACCAGAGCTAATGTAAACGTCCTTGCGAATCCATTAATATGCCTCACCAGCCTCTGAGACTTCACAGTGCTCTCCCCTTGTGCACTGTTTATGTAATGCAATAATAAATTATTGATTGATGTGCGATAAACATCCTAATGTAGTCTGAGCATGATTCAAATCCTGAAGCTTGTGATAATGAACTGAAGACCTTTGGACCTCCTGTGAAGTAGAATCCTGTCCTTTATGAATTcttcaaaatattaatatatgtatatctctatgtcattttaaaataaactaatacATTACATCATATTATTAATGTGCCATCTTCAGTACCTGGTCCATCTGGGACACCACCTCAGAGAGGAGGGAGTGCAGGGTGGAGAGTTCCCTGCCGAGGTCGATGTATCCCTCGAAGCCTGCCGTGTTGGAGATTGTCTCTGGGTTTGAGATTTCGAGCAAAAAGCGCTGCATGTTGGTCCACTCGTGCTCCAGGAACTGGTTCATGAATGACATGTACTCTTCCTTGTTACCAAACCTAACAGCAAACATTGAGGGGAAAAGGAAACAAGATTAAATGCAGAAgtgttattttagaaaaattcCACAACTCTCCTGCTGAAGAGCTCAAAGTACATTGTCcctccatccacacacacacacttacttggTGAAATTTGCCAGGTTTTGGGTGACTTTAGCGATGAGCGTGAGCGTACGTGCTGTGCGGTCATCTGGATACTCTTGcatcaaattaaaaagtgaGGGGGACATGATGGCTGGACAGAGAAAGCGCAGGAACAAGGACGCGCTGATCAAACGCTCACTGATGTCCGGTCGACCCCGGTTGCTGCATTCTTGTCGCCATGACGCAAAGACTTCTTTCAGTTCTCTTGGAAAGACACtgtagagaggaagagacaggaCAGGAGTTGCTTTTGTAGAGAGGaacaaaaaattatctttacCTAACACAACAAGAAATGGAACTGATTTAATTTAGTCGGTGCAGTCTCCAGAGCCGTGGGTTTATGTGatagatttttcattttcactctcACTACTAATTTTAATCAAATTGTTATATAAAATTTTGTACAATTTGAAAATTCTCTTAGATTTAAGAGAGCTACAGAGGTCAGGTTAACAACAGGTCTTAGAGGAATGCAGTATAGACcttctgaaaaaatgttttgagagtgatttctaaaataaaaaaaggtcatgaTGAATAATAACATGTTAGTTGAAGTGATCAGTGCACACAGCATATAATTTGCATCTCATCTGAgcatttgataaaatgtttcactggtttttctccccttttttgtACGCATTTGTCAGGGTGCAAACAACAATAAAGCTGGTACTGATCTGATTGCAATCACTTTCCATACATTCTGCGGTACCAAATTCTTATTATTCAGAATTTCTTTGCAACTCCActttggtttcttttgtttttatctcagcATGTTTTTATCCCTACATACTTTAAGCCTATGCATGTATTATATACatgtaaattctgtttttttttagattttaaacaaataaaatgaacttttgGAGTGCTTGTGTGATTAATCATGTGGCCCCCTGAGAGCTGCAGTGAAAGGTTACTCCTACGCTCTGCTGTCAGTGGGAGTGAGCTGCTTGATAAATGTTCCTTATTCTTGACTTTTAGTGAAGTTTTACTCCAAAGTTGGCTCTTTGAAGCATTCTTGATTTTTCcagttgctttaaaaaaactcacataTCCAAGTTCTGAACAACAgatgtcttttaaaacaaacaattgttGCTAATTGGCATGAAACCTAATTAAAAATCCCCTTCAATGGGGTCGTTTTAATTGTGATTACAATCCTTGAGAATGAAAGTCTGTTTCTgggagacaaaacacaaaataagagATTTTGATGCTATTAATTATTCCTTTATGTCTGAACTGTATCACATGTAATACAGCAGAACAGACAATAATTATAGTGAAGTCTGGATATTGTTAAGAGGTAAAGTATGTGCTATTAGACACTCCTGGCCTTGAAGAGTACAAGTGTGTATGAACGTGTTTTATATAGAAAATTAATATTCACCAGTATGAGTTGATGATTTTGCAAAAGGCCAGCTCACAGCACATCTTCAGGTTACTCTGGTGTTCTTGCAGGTCACCTGACGAACACTTGGACGGATCCACCTCACAGTTCTCATCTGACTCGTACAGAGCTTTGATGAATTCACCTGAACAAAGGAACGGAACAATCAGTGAAAATATCTGTGAGTCACAAACAACAGGGTGCAAAgaactttgtttgtttgcatttgtcatttgaagtgcttaaaaagtcCTGCTGAGCTGAGctaggagagaggaagaagacaaTGTCAAAGCTACAGGGAACAGAGTTCAATATTGTCCTTAATATTCTAGTTGGCCGAACCataacaacaagaaaaaaagaacaaaaattacttttcaaGACAGATCACTCTTTTGGTTGACCTGTGATAGCAAACACAAAGCCTGACATAAGCAGAGGATTCATAGAAGTCAAACAAGGTCACACTCACAAATATGGTGTCAAAAGTAATatcttttttgttgtctctACTGGgacaaaagacatttacatctaCAATCTCAATGAGTCAACAGCCTGGAAAGGGAGCCCATGGCTGTCCTGGTGATGCCTTAGTCTTCTTGATTTGAAGACTTAAGCTACACaatgaaaactcaaaatgaaaaacaattatGCTTAATTTGTAAAGCCCTCCATATTTGTCTGAATCAACCCTAAAAGAGATATGCAAAGTAACAGGCATCTctagttgcaaaaacggccaaaaaaagaCCACCACCAGGGCTTGACAGTGTTGGCTGAAAAGTTGTCGATCAATTCTTGGCCTAGTGGCAACCactatttatatattaaaaaacagggacagcaaaaagcaaacacaaagaaCCAGGTGAGCGTCAATGAAGTGCAAAGTCTTGGGAGGTGAAGTGTTCCAGCATGTTTGAGCTCAACAGAAAGTTGTACTGCAAAGCAATTACAATGTACACCTTAATAATTGACACATGAAGCACAACTATTCAATGTAGCACATCCAACACAACCAATACTGTAAAGTGTCAGACAAACAATGTCAGATATAAGATGGAAACTGTCGTCAGGCAACTGAGAAagcttttcagcattttcacattttcatgattAAGCTGAGTTTTAACCGcatagtattttatttactcAAAACATGATGTGACTTAAAATGGCGAACATATTTCCAGTGTCAGCAACCAAAAACTGATGCCTGGCTGCCAGCCTGGCACTTTTTAAAGTTAGTGTTGagccctgcacacacacacacacacacacacacacatcgagCATTAATATTAGCAGCATACAGAGAGAGATGTGACGAGTGCCAGGAAGGATGTGTGCCGTTTGTAGATTAAACTGCCACTGTGTACATTTGTGAATCAGGGAGGGAGAAAAGCACACAGTGCATACAGAGTGCTTATTGTTAGGACTGCAGTCGGACAAACACACTTGATCTAACCTTGGACTAACATTGTAGACGTGGGAGTAGGAGGCAGGGGGGGTCAAAAAATCACCCCATAATAATGTTCTACAGAGCTGATCCTGTAAGTGGTTTAGAATTTGAACGTCTGTGAAAGccagacaaaaacagatttcCTGTCACAGtcggagttgttttttttccgcAACGAGCTTCACAAACAAAAATTGAGATGACGGAAGAGTTGCTTTAGTCATCTCGCTGTCAAGATGATTCTTGGAGGGAGAGCTGCTAATGCATTTAATCTCCAGTGCCAGCAATGATTTGCTTAATTGTACTGTGGCGGCTAATGCTAATTTACAGGCGCTGCTAACTAATATTTTCCCTGAGTGCTTAGAGCTGACTATGAGGATGGGAGAGAAGGaacatgcagcaaaaaaagaatagacacatagataaaaacagaaatacaagaaaaacagcaacatcagGTACGGACATATCTTTTAAATCTATTTCTCAGATTACTGCTGTTGCTCCACTCACCGAGAGCGTCCTGCAGGTACTTCTGTCCCACCAGTTTAAGGTATTCCTCGATGGCCTTTGTTGCTAGCGTGTTCTCTCTGAAGATGAGGTGCTCGTTCTCCCCACAGCGATCAACTTCTGACATCATCAAGTCTGTGAGGAAGTCCtgcaaaataaagaacaaacaaCAAGCACGTGGTTAATAACTGTGATTATCCACATTGAAGGAATTAGTctatttattgtgaattttgCATTTGAAGTGAGAGTTTTTTCAATCTGGAAAATAGAacagataaaaatgtgtaaaattcattgaaatgacaatgaaaataaactgtatcCTCGGGAGAGAGTCGGAGCCGGGAGATAAaacgagtaaaaaaaaaataaagcgaGTTGGTTATAATGGAAAAGCAGATTGGCCATCAAGGTTTCATATGACTCATCTTCATCCACTTGCTCTGTTTATCCTGTGATATTTTACATTACTGAAATCTTCTGTCACTTCAGACGCTGTTATCCCACCTGTCCACCAGCGGGCCTCTGTGGGCTTCCTGTCTGAATCAGTCACCTGGCGTGTCTCCTGCTGGCAGGACCGCAATCAATTTACCGCAGAATACATCCACTGTCCACTTATTTACCACACTGTCTTTGGTCATCTGTCTGTCTACCAATTAAATAACTGTATATCATGGCTCAATAACAGTGTGAATCAAATGAATGCATGTGTACAACTTAGTCCCACTCATCAAAAACATTCAGGAGATTCCCTGCAAACGAAACATCTTTTGATCCGTtgttaatcaaaatattaatcaGAGCAACTTTAAAGCTGTTTCAGCAactttttgttacattttctaaaactgtGACTATgtcctgacagtagtacataAGACAGTCAACCTGTCAGGTTCCCTGCCTCCTCTTAGTGCTTCTGATGGCATATGGTAGAATATGCCGTGGCTGTTGGAACATAACCAATCAGTGTTACGGCGTCAATCTTGACATCTACTGCTCTTGAACCGTGGTCTAACGGTCAAACTAGGGAGCGTTCcacaaaaatgaatcaatatcctgtcactgcattgcctatttctcacttCAAATGctctcagaaacatatttttagtgtactgtttagttgtaaaatgagaaagtttgctaCAGACTGTGGGCGATGCTTTGTTTTCGCTTGACTGTTTTCCATGTGACTGCAGGGTCACAATCTTTTTCATATTACAGCctaacagtacactaaaatatgtttcaaaaaacattcGAGGTgagaaagaaaaccaaaactacAGACAGGCTATTTCGTAAATTTTGACTACATATAAGATATAAAGGGGTGGATAGAAACCAGAAGATCTGCCACCTATGCAATGAGAATCTTGTGTGAGATCATATTTTGTTGAAATTTAAGCTCAATGAACCGTAGAGAAGGGTATTTGCCCCAGTATTATTTAAACCCCCACTATGTTTTGGCTAATTTTGTTATTACAACCAGATAAGTCAAAGTCTATTTGTAAATTAGGCACTTTTTTTGAAGAATGTCCTTCCTCTGTTTAAAGAACATAAGTTGTACTTTAGCCATCCCGTGTGCCattgttctgttatttttgtatgtggTATTTGTGGTCCGTACCATGTGAtatgataattaaataaatacatgataaaaaataaaggaaataagcAATGCAGTAAAGGAATTCATTCATacttgatcagcactgcctagtttgacagtttgactgcagttcatgagcagtgacCGACATGACTGACAGATGTGTCAGAGACTTTTTAGCTGtgattgcttgtttttgtgtacCTGCGGTGGATTCTAGCAAATGTCATCAGAAGCACtatgaggaggcagaggaacatgattttttttcacagacaatCTGTCTCATGTTCTGCTGTGTGGTTGCAGTGACAGTGTCAAGAAATATAACAGAAAGTTGGagttttttttgataaaactgcagctttaattaacTACAAaatctctttcctttttcctgtaTTGCAACTACCACAGTGACTATCTTTATCTTTGTAAAAGTTTGCAGTGTGGCTCACAAACTAACCTTCAATAACCCGTACTATGATATCACCTTCATAAATCCAAGTATCACTAATCACTCTTATCAGCTGCACCTGTCTGCTGTGTGCAAAATACTGTCTCTCAATTCACTTCACTGCCATGGTGCGACAGGTtttcaaatcacatttttacgACCACTGAACGTGAACAAATACTGTCGTTACAATAATGGAGGGAAACAAAATAGCTCTATTCACATCATCTTTTGAATGTGACATATCCCGGAGCTGAAACTCAGTGTGCGGAAAGAAACAACAATGTTTACCACTGAGCagacgaaaaaaaaacagtgacaggactcatattttcagataatggcagcaaacattttcttcGCTTTCATTCAAACGTTCAAGAGTGATTGTGACACCAGCAGTGAGTGAATGGTGACAGAAAAATGCTAGTTTCTGTTTCCTGCTTGTACAAAGAGCAACAAATAATCAAGAGGACTGAGAAAATGTGGATGTACATTACAGCCAGGAAGCTGCGCAAACCCAAGTTTTATCGAAGGTATGAtcactttaaaacatgtcaaacctaaaatgtgttttgggagtgtgaattttttttatctaaaagtGATCTCCATAAGGCCCATATAGTGTTCATCAGGTG encodes:
- the LOC121959483 gene encoding disabled homolog 2-interacting protein-like isoform X1; its protein translation is MAGVTRKGSGRPSYYYRFLGKSRLQRQRSRSRSRTRPPASRESPPERTGRRRSMPGSSSDKNTPTMEATSTAATPFRVTVSTGFLSRRLKGSIKRTKSQPKLDRNSSFRHILPGFRSVDSDRSHLMPRLKESRSHESLLSPSSAVEALDLSMEDEVVIKPVHSSILGQDYCFEVTTSTGSKCFSCRSSAERDKWMENLRRAVQPNKDNSRRVENLLRLWIIEAKDLPAKKKYFCELCLDDSLYARTTCKLKTDNVFWGEHFEFNNLPAVKSITAHLYKDTDKKKKKDKNNYIGLVNIPVAAVTGRQFVEKWYPVSTPNPPKGKTSGPMIRIKARYQSMNILPMEMYKEFAEYTTNNYMLLCSVLEPGISVKNKEEMACALVHILQSTGKAKDFLTDLMMSEVDRCGENEHLIFRENTLATKAIEEYLKLVGQKYLQDALGEFIKALYESDENCEVDPSKCSSGDLQEHQSNLKMCCELAFCKIINSYCVFPRELKEVFASWRQECSNRGRPDISERLISASLFLRFLCPAIMSPSLFNLMQEYPDDRTARTLTLIAKVTQNLANFTKFGNKEEYMSFMNQFLEHEWTNMQRFLLEISNPETISNTAGFEGYIDLGRELSTLHSLLSEVVSQMDQSAASKLGPLPRILREVNTALSNPSCIQMTPGQSSEQMGSPPAEAGCSLSTGLQKMVIDNDLSGLVDFTRLPSPTPENKDLFFVTRSSGIQPSPARSSSYSETNEPDLGMANGSKSLSMVDLQDPRSLEGGPGPSSSDALGEGSTSGGGWSARVPQSNIPGGPTLRRPGQPPTTMGTESTPGRPAQLLAPLSFQNPVYQMAACLPVSPRGMTDSGSECHSSVSSHSNNEDGPAGGKHAFLNHGGGGGGGGSSGDEYTRRSGEFNRRQLSLTETQHQPTVPRQNSAGPQRRIDQPPPQSITRGRTPPNLLNSGPYPRPSSGNMMTSSPDWPGSGARLRQQSSSSKGDSPETKQRAQHKQAPSPVNPSALDRTAAWLLNMNVQYLDHEGMEPESLRNREDLTQVEKYQQEIAVLQEKLRASVQKLEEYEARLKGQDEQAQKVLMEYQARLEESEERLRRQQDDKDLQMKGIISRLMSVEEELKKDHSDMQAVVDSKQKIIDAQEKRIASLDAANARLMSALTQLKERYSMQTRNGISPTNPTKLQITENGEFRNSSNC
- the LOC121959483 gene encoding disabled homolog 2-interacting protein-like isoform X7, translating into MPRLKESRSHESLLSPSSAVEALDLSMEDEVVIKPVHSSILGQDYCFEVTTSTGSKCFSCRSSAERDKWMENLRRAVQPNKDNSRRVENLLRLWIIEAKDLPAKKKYFCELCLDDSLYARTTCKLKTDNVFWGEHFEFNNLPAVKSITAHLYKDTDKKKKKDKNNYIGLVNIPVAAVTGRQFVEKWYPVSTPNPPKGKTSGPMIRIKARYQSMNILPMEMYKEFAEYTTNNYMLLCSVLEPGISVKNKEEMACALVHILQSTGKAKDFLTDLMMSEVDRCGENEHLIFRENTLATKAIEEYLKLVGQKYLQDALGEFIKALYESDENCEVDPSKCSSGDLQEHQSNLKMCCELAFCKIINSYCVFPRELKEVFASWRQECSNRGRPDISERLISASLFLRFLCPAIMSPSLFNLMQEYPDDRTARTLTLIAKVTQNLANFTKFGNKEEYMSFMNQFLEHEWTNMQRFLLEISNPETISNTAGFEGYIDLGRELSTLHSLLSEVVSQMDQSAASKLGPLPRILREVNTALSNPSCIQMTPGQSSEQMGSPPAEAGCSLSTGLQKMVIDNDLSGLVDFTRLPSPTPENKDLFFVTRSSGIQPSPARSSSYSETNEPDLGMANGSKSLSMVDLQDPRSLEGGPGPSSSDALGEGSTSGGGWSARVPQSNIPGGPTLRRPGQPPTTMGTESTPGRPAQLLAPLSFQNPVYQMAACLPVSPRGMTDSGSECHSSVSSHSNNEDGPAGGKHAFLNHGGGGGGGGSSGDEYTRRSGEFNRRQLSLTETQHQPTVPRQNSAGPQRRIDQPPPQSITRGRTPPNLLNSGPYPRPSSGNMMTSSPDWPGSGARLRQQSSSSKGDSPETKQRAQHKQAPSPVNPSALDRTAAWLLNMNVQYLDHEGMEPESLRNREDLTQVEKYQQEIAVLQEKLRASVQKLEEYEARLKGQDEQAQKVLMEYQARLEESEERLRRQQDDKDLQMKGIISRLMSVEEELKKDHSDMQAVVDSKQKIIDAQEKRIASLDAANARLMSALTQLKERYSMQTRNGISPTNPTKLQITENGEFRNSSNC